A window of the Halichoerus grypus chromosome 2, mHalGry1.hap1.1, whole genome shotgun sequence genome harbors these coding sequences:
- the LOC118550553 gene encoding cytochrome c oxidase subunit 6A1, mitochondrial yields the protein MAAAGASVSRLSGLLGRSGAQLGRSMSSGAHGEEGSARMWKALTYFVALPGVGVSMLNVFLKSRHGEHERPEFVAYPHLRIRSKPFPWGDGNHTLFHNSHVNPLPTGYEDE from the coding sequence ATGGCGGCGGCGGGGGCATCTGTGTCCCGGCTGTCTGGGCTGCTAGGTCGTTCCGGGGCACAGCTGGGGCGTTCTATGTCGAGTGGCGCCCACGGCGAGGAGGGCTCAGCTCGCATGTGGAAGGCTCTCACCTACTTCGTAGCGCTCCCTGGCGTGGGTGTGAGCATGCTGAATGTCTTCCTGAAGTCGCGTCATGGAGAGCACGAGAGACCCGAGTTCGTCGCCTACCCCCATCTCCGCATCAGGTCCAAGCCCTTTCCCTGGGGAGATGGTAATCATACTCTATTCCATAACTCTCACGTGAATCCACTTCCAACCGGCTATGAAGATGAATAA